The Kryptolebias marmoratus isolate JLee-2015 linkage group LG18, ASM164957v2, whole genome shotgun sequence genome includes a region encoding these proteins:
- the guca1a gene encoding guanylyl cyclase-activating protein 1, giving the protein MGNSTGCTVDDLQAVEMHLWYKKFMTECPSGQLTLHEFKQFFGLKGLDQEANAYIEQMFRTFDMNKDGYIDFMEYVAALSLVMRGKMEHKLRWYFKLYDVDGNGCIDRHELLNIIKAIRAINGNENQEATAEEFTNRVFDRIDINGDGELSLEEFVEGARSDEDFMEVMMKSLDLRHIVAMIHNRRRSV; this is encoded by the exons ATGGGTAACTCGACGGGTTGCACCGTGGACGACCTGCAGGCCGTGGAGATGCACCTGTGGTACAAAAAGTTCATGACGGAGTGCCCCTCGGGTCAGCTCACCCTGCACGAGTTCAAGCAGTTCTTCGGGCTGAAGGGTCTGGACCAGGAGGCCAACGCCTACATCGAGCAGATGTTCCGAACGTTCGACATGAACAAG GACGGCTACATAGACTTCATGGAGTATGTGGCCGCCCTGAGTCTGGTGATGCGAGGGAAGATGGAGCACAAGCTGCGCTGGTATTTCAAACTCTACGACGTGGACGGGAACGGCTGCATCGACCGGCACGAGCTGCTGAACATCATCAAG gcCATCCGTGCAATCAACGGGAATGAGAACCAGGAGGCAACAGCCGAGGAATTCACAAACCGTGTCTTTGATAGGATTGATATAAATGGAGATG GTGAGCTCTCTTTGGAGGAGTTCGTAGAGGGCGCTCGCAGTGACGAAGACTTCATGGAGGTGATGATGAAAAGCTTAGACCTTCGCCACATTGTGGCCATGATCCACAACAGGAGGCGCAGCGTTTAG